From a region of the Rhodococcus sp. 4CII genome:
- a CDS encoding SRPBCC family protein has protein sequence MTAHEIAALPDLPADLPGLVRIETSDRHATTPIIMDMLRSVYPHDQVFGKYCTVNEYIDCPPDEVFRYLSDTRSLEEWTYSLRGFTPTDEDGLWLAYDRLGDSTEIYTRTVAHADARTVDYHCAWDQGKHLWMVYLMRVVDARTVLDVEGSVVLWTNCHHPFYDENPYPETAPADRVPWVGDFWDMFAAGHQLEMSNLKAICEYRWANNLPVTPNWMGE, from the coding sequence ATGACCGCCCACGAGATCGCAGCCCTGCCCGACCTTCCCGCCGACCTGCCCGGCCTCGTCCGCATCGAGACCTCCGACCGACACGCCACGACACCGATCATCATGGACATGCTCCGGTCGGTGTACCCCCACGACCAGGTGTTCGGAAAGTACTGCACCGTCAACGAATACATCGACTGCCCACCCGACGAGGTGTTCCGCTACCTCTCGGACACGCGCAGCCTGGAGGAGTGGACGTACAGCCTGCGGGGATTCACCCCCACCGACGAGGACGGGCTGTGGCTCGCGTACGACCGCCTCGGCGACTCGACCGAGATCTACACGCGCACCGTCGCTCACGCCGATGCGCGCACGGTCGACTATCACTGCGCCTGGGACCAGGGAAAGCACCTGTGGATGGTGTACCTGATGCGGGTGGTGGACGCCCGCACGGTACTCGACGTCGAGGGATCGGTCGTGCTGTGGACGAACTGCCACCACCCGTTCTACGACGAGAATCCGTACCCCGAGACCGCGCCGGCGGACCGGGTGCCGTGGGTCGGCGATTTCTGGGACATGTTCGCCGCCGGACACCAACTCGAGATGAGCAACCTCAAGGCCATCTGCGAATACCGGTGGGCGAACAACCTGCCGGTGACCCCGAACTGGATGGGTGAGTGA
- a CDS encoding 3-oxoacyl-ACP synthase III family protein → MDTVSLIDIAGYLPENRVGADYFAQFAATDRLADNIMFRAPKFRHHIASDENAVDMAERAVAPLTERNGAELISNVDILITHTQLPDVPILGTGGELARRMGITPEWVVDLHNGGCASFVYMIKLARQIMQTSDASTALIVSVQNSAGQIFTQSEVRTLAQSAVPGDGAGACLLVKSAAAPVLGLECRTYPEFAGDMTAAVDPPRKYWETGTGQLHIGFTESKIAKVFARGNRLVPEVAMAVCKQIGIAPDEIDTLVTNQPNRLFLRNWRDALELPAERHPDTFDECGNLFGAAIPVTLDIENRAGRIPNGSLVMMSAFAHAGDFAGAGAIRWGAAPAGGVR, encoded by the coding sequence ATGGACACCGTCAGCCTCATCGACATCGCCGGCTATCTGCCCGAGAACAGGGTGGGCGCCGACTATTTCGCCCAGTTCGCCGCCACCGACCGGTTGGCCGACAACATCATGTTCCGGGCGCCGAAGTTCCGCCACCACATCGCGAGCGACGAGAACGCCGTCGACATGGCCGAGCGTGCGGTCGCCCCGCTCACCGAACGGAACGGTGCCGAGCTGATCTCCAACGTCGACATCCTCATCACGCACACCCAGCTGCCCGACGTCCCGATCCTGGGCACCGGAGGCGAACTGGCGCGCCGGATGGGCATCACCCCGGAGTGGGTGGTGGACCTGCACAACGGTGGCTGTGCGTCGTTCGTGTACATGATCAAACTGGCGCGTCAGATCATGCAGACCAGCGACGCCTCGACGGCGCTGATCGTGTCGGTGCAGAACAGTGCGGGTCAGATCTTCACGCAATCCGAGGTGCGCACGCTGGCGCAGTCGGCGGTGCCGGGGGACGGCGCCGGTGCCTGCCTGCTCGTGAAGTCGGCCGCGGCGCCCGTACTCGGCCTCGAGTGCCGGACTTACCCCGAGTTCGCGGGGGACATGACCGCCGCGGTCGATCCGCCCCGCAAATACTGGGAGACCGGAACCGGTCAACTGCACATCGGATTCACCGAATCGAAGATCGCGAAGGTGTTCGCCCGGGGAAACCGGCTCGTCCCCGAGGTGGCGATGGCGGTGTGCAAGCAGATCGGCATCGCCCCGGACGAGATCGACACCCTTGTGACCAACCAGCCCAACCGATTGTTCCTCCGCAACTGGCGTGACGCACTCGAACTCCCGGCGGAACGACACCCCGACACCTTCGACGAGTGCGGCAATCTGTTCGGCGCCGCGATCCCCGTGACGCTCGACATCGAGAACCGGGCAGGCCGGATCCCCAACGGATCGCTGGTCATGATGTCCGCGTTCGCGCACGCCGGCGATTTCGCCGGCGCCGGGGCGATCCGATGGGGCGCCGCCCCGGCCGGGGGTGTGCGATGA
- a CDS encoding aminotransferase class I/II-fold pyridoxal phosphate-dependent enzyme, which yields MTAPTLAGPGVRFDLALSENPFAPLPSVLAALDDVMRRAHRYPEFLPDRLVEIIANHEALEQDQVMVGAGATGVALQIMHSVAEPGERIVYTAPTFDGYPIMADIASLDAVPVPILPDGGQDLAAMAAAIDDRTRLVVVCRPHNPTGTLVDAAELRAFLRCVPERVIVILDEAYVEFVDRGLILDVHRIIAEHPNVVFLRTFSKAYGLAGLRIGFGFANAALAQTIRQRQLPFGMGSAAVPAVAASYAAEDELRARVSAIVVEREELWRIVRAAGVPAPRSHANFLYLPGSGVGDALARAGIHARTYPHGDARIAVGDPDAGRAVADALRPTVRGPAATPPGCASTGRG from the coding sequence ATGACGGCGCCGACCCTCGCGGGGCCCGGTGTCCGATTCGATCTCGCCCTGAGCGAGAACCCGTTCGCGCCGCTGCCGTCTGTGCTCGCCGCGCTCGACGACGTGATGCGCCGCGCGCACCGCTACCCGGAGTTCCTGCCCGACCGGCTCGTCGAGATCATCGCGAATCACGAAGCGCTCGAACAGGATCAGGTAATGGTCGGGGCAGGCGCCACCGGCGTCGCCCTGCAGATCATGCACTCCGTCGCCGAGCCGGGGGAGCGGATCGTCTACACCGCCCCGACATTCGACGGGTACCCGATCATGGCGGACATTGCGTCGCTCGACGCCGTGCCGGTGCCGATCCTCCCCGACGGAGGGCAGGATCTGGCGGCGATGGCGGCCGCGATCGACGACCGCACCCGGCTCGTCGTCGTGTGCCGTCCGCACAACCCCACCGGCACGCTCGTCGACGCCGCCGAGTTGCGGGCCTTCCTCCGGTGTGTCCCGGAACGGGTGATCGTGATCCTCGACGAGGCGTACGTCGAATTCGTCGACCGCGGGCTGATCCTGGACGTGCACCGCATCATCGCCGAACATCCGAATGTCGTGTTCCTGCGCACGTTCTCCAAAGCGTACGGACTGGCCGGGTTGCGCATCGGATTCGGCTTCGCGAATGCGGCTCTGGCGCAAACGATTCGACAACGGCAACTGCCGTTCGGGATGGGCAGCGCCGCCGTTCCCGCGGTCGCGGCGTCGTACGCCGCCGAGGACGAGCTTCGTGCCCGGGTGTCCGCCATCGTCGTCGAGCGCGAGGAACTGTGGCGCATCGTGCGCGCGGCGGGGGTTCCGGCCCCGCGCAGTCACGCCAACTTCCTGTATCTCCCCGGTTCCGGTGTCGGCGACGCGCTGGCCCGCGCCGGAATTCACGCGCGCACCTATCCCCACGGTGACGCGCGGATCGCGGTCGGGGATCCGGACGCCGGGCGGGCGGTGGCCGACGCGCTCAGGCCGACAGTGCGCGGTCCCGCTGCAACTCCACCCGGGTGTGCGAGTACCGGTCGAGGATGA
- a CDS encoding sirohydrochlorin chelatase, whose protein sequence is MTPLIAVAHGSRDPRSARVVAAAVSALRVRRPDLDVRLCFLDLNAPSVDQVIDAVAAEGHASAVVVPLLLGSAFHARVDLPALLDAARLRHPHLHVRQADVLGHDARLVDAVRERIVEAGGPLGESGLGVVLAAVGSSDPAANGRTRGLAESVVAGTRWSGGVTCFATAAEPTVRQAISTLRRTGAERIVIAPWFLAPGLLTDRLSRAAESCGPGITYAATIGPHPRLLDVILDRYSHTRVELQRDRALSA, encoded by the coding sequence ATGACCCCGCTGATCGCTGTCGCCCACGGCAGTCGCGACCCCCGCAGTGCGCGGGTGGTGGCGGCTGCAGTGTCGGCGCTTCGCGTGCGGCGACCGGACCTCGACGTCCGCCTGTGCTTCCTCGATCTCAACGCACCGTCCGTCGACCAGGTGATCGACGCGGTCGCCGCCGAGGGTCATGCTTCGGCGGTGGTCGTTCCGTTGCTGCTGGGCAGTGCATTCCATGCCCGCGTCGACCTTCCGGCGCTCCTCGACGCCGCCCGCCTCCGTCATCCGCACCTGCACGTCCGGCAGGCCGATGTCCTCGGGCACGACGCGCGGCTGGTCGACGCGGTCCGTGAGCGGATCGTCGAAGCCGGCGGTCCTCTGGGCGAGTCCGGCCTCGGGGTGGTGCTCGCCGCAGTCGGTTCGTCCGATCCCGCGGCGAACGGCCGGACCCGCGGGCTGGCCGAGTCCGTCGTGGCGGGCACCCGTTGGTCGGGTGGCGTCACGTGTTTCGCGACAGCGGCCGAACCGACGGTCCGGCAAGCGATCTCGACTCTGCGCCGCACGGGGGCCGAGCGCATCGTGATCGCACCGTGGTTCCTCGCGCCCGGACTGCTCACCGACCGGTTGAGCCGCGCCGCAGAATCCTGCGGCCCCGGCATCACCTACGCCGCCACCATCGGGCCGCATCCCCGGCTGCTCGACGTCATCCTCGACCGGTACTCGCACACCCGGGTGGAGTTGCAGCGGGACCGCGCACTGTCGGCCTGA
- a CDS encoding sulfate adenylyltransferase subunit 1 yields MSDLQARSPRSAQLLRLATAGSVDDGKSTLVGRLLYDTKSVLADQIDAVTRASVDKGLSTPDLSLLVDGLRAEREQGITIDVAYRYFATPNRTFVLADTPGHVQYTRNTVSGASTAQLVILLVDARKGVISQTRKHAAVLALLGVPKLVLAVNKIDLVEDPATVFANISAEFNSLTSSLGWASEDVVEIPVSALHGDNVAVRSENTPYYDGPTLIEHLESIPVDAEPHRVGLRFPVQYVIRPRTAEFPDYRGYAGQVAAGEVTPGDEVVILPSGVRTTVTRIDTADGELDSAHAGRSVTLVLADDVDVSRGDVIASPADAPEPLGEFDATVCWLAEKPLRPGARLLLKHGTRTTQAIVGTLVERFNEQELTSEPAPESLELNEIGKISVRVAEPIVADDYTVNRHTGSFLLIDPAGGNTLAAGLVGDAIAAVELGERV; encoded by the coding sequence ATGAGCGACCTCCAGGCGCGTAGCCCGCGAAGCGCGCAGTTACTTCGGCTTGCCACCGCCGGCAGTGTGGACGACGGCAAGTCGACCCTCGTCGGCCGTCTGCTGTACGACACGAAGTCGGTTCTCGCCGACCAGATCGACGCCGTCACCCGCGCGTCGGTGGACAAGGGCCTGTCCACTCCGGACCTGTCCCTGCTGGTCGACGGCCTGCGCGCGGAGCGCGAGCAGGGCATCACGATCGACGTGGCGTACCGGTACTTCGCGACGCCCAATCGCACCTTCGTGCTCGCCGACACCCCCGGGCACGTGCAGTACACCCGGAACACCGTGTCGGGTGCGTCCACCGCGCAGTTGGTCATCCTGCTGGTCGATGCCCGCAAGGGTGTCATCTCGCAAACGCGGAAGCACGCCGCCGTCCTGGCCCTGCTGGGTGTCCCCAAGCTGGTGCTGGCCGTCAACAAGATCGACCTCGTCGAGGACCCGGCCACCGTGTTCGCGAACATCTCGGCGGAATTCAACTCGCTGACCAGTTCGCTCGGCTGGGCGTCCGAGGACGTCGTCGAAATCCCCGTGTCGGCCCTGCACGGCGACAACGTGGCCGTGCGCTCCGAGAACACCCCGTACTACGACGGTCCCACCCTGATCGAACACCTCGAGTCGATCCCAGTGGACGCCGAACCCCACCGGGTCGGTCTCCGTTTCCCCGTCCAGTACGTGATCCGTCCGCGGACCGCCGAATTCCCGGATTACCGCGGGTACGCGGGACAGGTCGCCGCGGGTGAGGTGACCCCGGGCGACGAGGTCGTGATCCTGCCGTCGGGTGTCCGCACCACGGTCACCCGCATCGACACGGCGGACGGCGAGCTCGACAGTGCCCACGCCGGCCGCAGCGTCACCCTCGTGCTGGCCGATGACGTCGACGTCTCTCGCGGCGACGTCATCGCCTCTCCCGCCGACGCCCCGGAGCCGCTCGGCGAGTTCGACGCGACCGTCTGCTGGCTGGCAGAGAAGCCGCTCCGTCCCGGTGCGCGCCTGCTGCTCAAGCACGGCACCCGCACCACGCAGGCTATCGTGGGCACGCTCGTCGAGCGTTTCAACGAGCAGGAGCTCACGTCGGAGCCCGCACCGGAGTCTTTGGAACTCAACGAGATCGGCAAGATCTCGGTGCGTGTCGCGGAGCCGATCGTCGCGGACGACTACACCGTCAACCGCCACACCGGCAGCTTCCTGCTGATCGATCCCGCCGGCGGAAACACGCTCGCCGCCGGTCTCGTCGGAGATGCCATCGCAGCGGTGGAGCTCGGCGAGCGCGTCTAG
- the cysD gene encoding sulfate adenylyltransferase subunit CysD, whose product MTIDISTSLAEADARPQLDGTQFDTLDALESEAIHIFREVAGEFERPVILFSGGKDSTVLLHLAIKAFWPAPLPFALLHVDTGHNLQEVLDFRDHVVSKYNLRLHVAKVEDYLADGRLTERPDGIRNPLQTVPLLDAISENRFDAVFGGARRDEERARAKERIFSLRNSFGQWDPKKQRPELWNLYNGKHSPGEQVRVFPLSNFTELDIWRYIARDNVELASIYYAHQREVYQRDGMWMTPGVWGGPSEGEDLQTLSVRYRTVGDGSTTGAVLSEAGDNEAILAEVAASRLTERGATRGDDRVSEAAMEDRKREGYF is encoded by the coding sequence ATGACCATCGACATCTCCACTTCCCTCGCAGAAGCCGACGCCCGGCCGCAACTGGACGGGACGCAGTTCGACACGCTCGACGCACTCGAGTCGGAAGCGATCCACATCTTCCGTGAGGTCGCGGGCGAGTTCGAGCGCCCGGTGATCCTGTTCTCCGGCGGCAAGGACTCCACGGTGCTGCTGCACCTGGCGATCAAGGCGTTCTGGCCTGCGCCGCTGCCGTTCGCGCTGCTGCACGTCGACACCGGGCACAACCTGCAGGAAGTCCTCGATTTCCGCGATCACGTCGTGTCCAAGTACAACCTGCGCCTGCACGTGGCGAAGGTCGAGGACTACCTGGCGGACGGCCGGCTCACCGAGCGTCCCGACGGGATCCGGAACCCGCTGCAGACGGTTCCGCTGCTCGACGCGATCTCCGAGAACCGTTTCGACGCGGTCTTCGGCGGCGCTCGCCGCGACGAGGAGCGGGCCCGGGCCAAGGAGCGCATCTTCTCGCTGCGCAACAGTTTCGGCCAGTGGGATCCGAAGAAGCAGCGCCCCGAACTGTGGAACCTGTACAACGGCAAGCACTCCCCCGGTGAGCAGGTCCGCGTCTTCCCCCTCAGCAACTTCACCGAACTCGACATCTGGCGGTACATCGCCCGCGACAACGTCGAACTGGCCAGCATCTACTACGCGCATCAGCGCGAGGTGTACCAGCGTGACGGCATGTGGATGACGCCCGGCGTGTGGGGCGGACCGTCCGAGGGTGAAGACCTGCAGACGCTGTCGGTGCGCTACCGCACCGTCGGCGACGGGTCGACCACCGGCGCAGTGCTGTCCGAGGCCGGCGACAACGAGGCGATCCTCGCCGAGGTCGCGGCGTCCCGGCTGACCGAGCGCGGCGCGACCCGCGGCGACGACCGAGTTTCCGAAGCGGCCATGGAAGACCGCAAGCGAGAGGGCTATTTCTGA
- a CDS encoding phosphoadenylyl-sulfate reductase — translation MSVDLSSATEDDLRLLAAQAAASLEGASARELLQWTEDTFGNGASEATGYRNSFIVASNMQDGVLVHLAAQVHPGVDVLFLDTGYHFAETIGTRDAVEQVYGVNVINARAEASVAEQDAAEGKDLFAREPNRCCALRKVAPLKKTLAGYKAWVTGIRRVEAPTRANAPLISFDDAFGLVKINPIAAWSDEDMQSYIDEHSILVNPLVDEGYPSIGCAPCTSKPAPGSDPRSGRWAGQAKTECGLHAS, via the coding sequence ATGAGCGTCGACCTTTCCAGCGCAACCGAGGACGACCTGAGGCTCCTTGCCGCGCAGGCGGCGGCGAGTCTCGAGGGGGCGTCCGCTCGCGAATTGTTGCAGTGGACGGAGGACACGTTCGGGAACGGGGCGAGCGAAGCGACGGGGTATCGCAATAGCTTCATCGTCGCGTCGAACATGCAGGACGGCGTTCTGGTTCACCTCGCCGCCCAGGTTCATCCCGGTGTGGACGTGCTGTTCCTCGACACCGGCTACCACTTCGCGGAGACCATCGGCACCCGTGACGCGGTCGAGCAGGTGTACGGCGTCAACGTGATCAACGCGCGCGCCGAGGCGAGTGTCGCCGAGCAGGATGCGGCGGAGGGCAAGGATCTGTTCGCCCGCGAACCCAACCGGTGCTGCGCGCTGCGGAAGGTCGCCCCGCTGAAGAAGACGCTCGCCGGCTACAAGGCGTGGGTCACCGGGATCCGCCGGGTCGAGGCCCCCACACGCGCCAACGCCCCCCTGATCTCGTTCGACGACGCGTTCGGTCTGGTGAAGATCAATCCGATCGCCGCGTGGTCGGACGAAGACATGCAGTCCTACATCGACGAGCACTCGATTCTGGTGAATCCCCTCGTCGACGAGGGCTATCCGTCCATCGGGTGCGCTCCGTGCACCAGCAAGCCAGCCCCCGGCAGCGATCCGCGCAGCGGTCGCTGGGCCGGTCAGGCCAAGACAGAATGCGGGTTGCACGCCTCATGA
- a CDS encoding nitrite/sulfite reductase produces the protein MTSTTDASPAAAPAAPARTRTAKPARRRAEGQWALGYREPLNANEQAKKDDNPLNVRARIENIYSKQGFDSIDKSDLRGRMRWWGLYTQREQGYDGTFTGDENIDLLEARYFMMRVRCDGGALNVEQLRTLGGISTEFGRDTADLSDRENVQYHWIEIENVPEIWKRLESVGLQTTEACGDCPRVVLGSPLAGESLDEVLDPTPAIDEIVRRYIGKPEYSNLPRKFKTAISGQQDVVHEINDVAFVGVNHPEHGPGLDLWVGGGLSTNPMLAQRVGVWVPLDEVPDVWEAVVSIFRDYGYRRLRSKARLKFLIKDWGIEKFREVLETEYLKRKLIDGPAPAKPERPIDHIGVQKLRNGLNAIGFSPIAGRVSGTILTKVAEAVAAVGSDRVRFTPYQKLIVLDVPDDKVEWLIDELRPLGLHGRPSHWRRNLLACSGIEFCKLSFTETRKRSQVLAPELEERLADINANLDVPITVNINGCPNSCGRSQIADIGFKGMLVDDGAGNQIEGFQVHLGGSLGLDAGFGRKLRQHKVTSGELGDYIERVVRQFVKHRNEGERFAEWTVRADEEDLR, from the coding sequence ATGACGTCGACCACCGACGCCTCCCCCGCTGCCGCCCCGGCAGCACCCGCGCGGACGCGCACGGCGAAGCCGGCCCGGCGGCGCGCCGAAGGCCAGTGGGCCCTCGGCTACCGCGAGCCCCTCAACGCCAACGAGCAGGCCAAGAAGGACGACAACCCGCTCAACGTCCGGGCCCGCATCGAGAACATCTACTCGAAGCAGGGCTTCGACAGCATCGACAAGAGCGACCTTCGGGGCCGGATGCGCTGGTGGGGTCTCTACACCCAGCGCGAGCAGGGTTACGACGGCACCTTCACCGGCGACGAGAACATCGATCTGCTCGAGGCCCGGTACTTCATGATGCGGGTGCGCTGCGACGGCGGCGCCCTGAACGTGGAGCAGCTTCGCACCCTCGGCGGCATCTCCACCGAGTTCGGTCGCGACACCGCCGACCTCTCCGACCGCGAAAACGTCCAGTACCACTGGATCGAGATCGAGAACGTCCCGGAGATCTGGAAGCGTCTCGAGTCCGTCGGCCTGCAGACCACCGAGGCCTGCGGCGACTGCCCGCGCGTGGTGCTCGGCTCCCCGCTGGCCGGCGAGTCCCTCGACGAGGTGCTCGACCCGACGCCGGCGATCGACGAGATCGTGCGCCGCTACATCGGCAAGCCCGAGTACTCGAACCTGCCGCGCAAGTTCAAGACCGCCATCTCCGGCCAGCAGGACGTGGTGCACGAGATCAACGACGTCGCGTTCGTCGGCGTCAACCACCCCGAGCACGGCCCCGGCCTGGACCTGTGGGTCGGCGGCGGCCTGTCCACCAACCCGATGCTCGCGCAGCGGGTCGGCGTCTGGGTGCCGCTCGACGAGGTGCCGGACGTGTGGGAGGCCGTGGTCTCGATCTTCCGCGACTACGGCTACCGCCGGCTGCGCTCCAAGGCGCGGCTGAAGTTCCTGATCAAGGACTGGGGCATCGAGAAGTTCCGCGAGGTGCTCGAGACCGAGTACCTGAAGCGGAAGCTGATCGACGGGCCGGCACCGGCCAAGCCGGAGCGCCCGATCGACCACATCGGGGTGCAGAAGCTGCGCAATGGGCTCAACGCGATCGGCTTCTCCCCGATCGCGGGCCGGGTGTCGGGCACCATTCTGACCAAGGTTGCCGAGGCGGTGGCCGCCGTCGGTTCCGACCGCGTCCGCTTCACCCCGTACCAGAAGCTGATCGTGCTCGACGTGCCGGACGACAAGGTCGAATGGCTGATCGACGAGCTCAGGCCCCTCGGGCTGCACGGGCGTCCGTCGCACTGGCGTCGAAACCTGCTGGCATGCAGCGGCATCGAGTTCTGCAAGCTGTCGTTCACCGAGACCCGCAAGCGTTCGCAGGTGCTCGCGCCGGAACTCGAGGAGCGCTTGGCGGACATCAACGCCAACCTGGACGTGCCGATCACGGTGAACATCAACGGCTGCCCCAACTCCTGCGGCCGGTCCCAGATCGCCGACATCGGGTTCAAGGGCATGCTCGTCGACGACGGTGCGGGCAACCAGATCGAGGGCTTCCAGGTGCACCTGGGCGGCAGCCTCGGCCTCGACGCCGGTTTCGGCCGCAAGCTGCGCCAGCACAAGGTGACCAGCGGGGAGCTGGGCGACTACATCGAGCGCGTGGTGCGCCAGTTCGTCAAGCACCGCAACGAGGGCGAGCGATTCGCCGAGTGGACCGTCCGAGCAGACGAGGAGGACCTGCGATGA
- a CDS encoding Ms4527A family Cys-rich leader peptide — translation MICMTGPGVRLVARRHVDLKRVCSCCCLPCLAQ, via the coding sequence ATGATCTGCATGACCGGACCCGGAGTGCGACTCGTGGCGCGTCGTCACGTCGATCTCAAGCGTGTCTGCAGCTGTTGTTGTCTGCCCTGTCTTGCGCAGTAA
- the hemW gene encoding radical SAM family heme chaperone HemW, translating to MDTRGEPTMDTGGVNGTSSTTVGRDESAAFALPERALAGVGSRPFGIYVHVPFCATRCGYCDFNTYTAGELGTSASPQSWMEGLRRELDLAAQMTGAPSVDTVFVGGGTPSLLGGDGLADVLGAIRSSFGLADGAEVTTESNPESTSPEFFDRLRAGGFTRISLGMQSAAQHVLKVLDRTHTPGRAVAAAREARAAGFEHVNLDLIYGTPGERDEDLDLSLDAVLSAGVDHVSAYALIVEDGTALARKVRRGELPAPDDDVLASRYERIDARLAEAGLTWYEVSNWARDDAACRHNLGYWDGGDWWGAGPGAHSHVGGVRWWNVKHPARYADQLAAGNLPVGGSEQLTQEDVHVERVMLTARLRAGLPVSELDAAERRAADEVIDDGLLVREGEYLVLTDRGRLLADAVVRTVLR from the coding sequence ATGGACACCCGAGGCGAGCCGACCATGGACACTGGAGGGGTGAACGGAACGAGCAGTACCACGGTCGGCCGCGACGAGTCGGCGGCGTTCGCGCTGCCCGAACGGGCGCTGGCGGGCGTGGGGAGCCGGCCGTTCGGGATCTACGTGCACGTGCCGTTCTGTGCCACACGCTGCGGATACTGCGATTTCAACACGTACACGGCCGGTGAGCTGGGGACGTCGGCGTCGCCGCAATCGTGGATGGAGGGGTTGCGCCGCGAACTCGACCTCGCCGCGCAGATGACGGGCGCTCCGTCCGTCGACACGGTCTTCGTCGGCGGCGGCACGCCGTCCCTGCTCGGCGGCGACGGCCTCGCGGACGTGCTGGGTGCGATCCGGTCGAGTTTCGGGCTCGCCGACGGCGCCGAGGTGACCACCGAATCAAACCCGGAGTCCACGTCGCCCGAGTTCTTCGACCGCCTGCGGGCAGGCGGATTCACCCGGATCTCGCTGGGCATGCAGTCGGCGGCGCAGCACGTGCTGAAGGTGCTCGACCGCACCCACACACCGGGACGCGCGGTCGCGGCGGCCCGGGAGGCGCGGGCCGCCGGGTTCGAGCACGTCAACCTCGACCTCATCTACGGAACGCCCGGGGAGCGCGACGAGGACCTCGACCTCTCGCTGGACGCGGTGCTCTCCGCCGGGGTCGACCACGTGTCGGCCTATGCCCTGATCGTCGAGGACGGCACCGCGCTGGCCAGGAAGGTCCGGCGCGGGGAACTGCCCGCGCCGGACGACGACGTCCTCGCGTCGCGGTACGAGCGCATCGACGCGCGGCTCGCCGAGGCGGGATTGACCTGGTACGAGGTGTCGAACTGGGCACGGGACGACGCAGCCTGCCGACATAACCTGGGCTACTGGGACGGCGGCGACTGGTGGGGCGCCGGGCCCGGCGCCCACAGCCACGTCGGCGGTGTGCGCTGGTGGAACGTCAAGCATCCGGCGCGTTACGCGGACCAGCTGGCGGCGGGAAACCTGCCGGTCGGTGGCAGCGAGCAGCTGACGCAGGAGGACGTCCACGTCGAGCGGGTGATGCTCACCGCGCGGCTGCGCGCGGGACTGCCCGTCTCGGAACTGGACGCCGCGGAGCGGCGCGCCGCCGACGAGGTGATAGACGACGGACTGCTGGTGCGCGAAGGCGAGTACCTCGTGCTGACCGACCGGGGGCGGCTCCTCGCCGACGCCGTGGTCCGGACGGTGCTGCGCTGA
- a CDS encoding type II toxin-antitoxin system VapB family antitoxin has protein sequence MIFKGVMDGKPYPDHGLSLRDWSKIPPRQVRLDEIVTTTKVLELDRLLSEDSTFYGDLFPHAVQWHGVLYLEDGLHRAVRSALRNRVVLHARVFDYDEMPGIVTA, from the coding sequence ATGATTTTCAAAGGTGTCATGGACGGTAAGCCGTACCCGGACCACGGGTTGTCGCTGCGCGACTGGTCCAAGATCCCGCCGCGGCAGGTGCGTCTCGACGAGATCGTCACCACGACCAAGGTTCTCGAACTCGACCGGCTGCTGTCCGAGGACTCGACGTTCTATGGGGACCTGTTCCCGCACGCGGTGCAGTGGCACGGGGTGCTCTACCTCGAGGACGGGCTCCACCGGGCCGTGCGCTCGGCGCTGCGGAACCGCGTGGTCCTGCACGCGCGAGTGTTCGACTACGACGAGATGCCGGGCATCGTCACGGCCTGA